One part of the Candidatus Thermoplasmatota archaeon genome encodes these proteins:
- a CDS encoding TATA-box-binding protein, translating into MVDINVENIVVSAQLAEKIDIKSLAEKIPDSKYNPDEFPGLILHFEEQKTAALIFSSGKVICTGAKSIEQAKETITTLISEMKKNGIDTPDEIEVITQNIVASADLKKDLQLSSIAKGLLLENVEYEPEQFPGLVYKMSDIGAVILLFSSGKMVCTGAKKMDDVHRAIDTMKEKLSSLGVL; encoded by the coding sequence ATGGTTGATATAAACGTTGAAAATATTGTGGTTTCTGCCCAGCTAGCAGAAAAAATAGACATTAAAAGCCTCGCTGAGAAAATACCTGATTCAAAGTACAACCCTGATGAGTTCCCTGGTCTTATTTTACATTTTGAAGAACAGAAAACAGCTGCTCTCATATTTTCCAGCGGCAAAGTTATCTGCACGGGTGCCAAATCAATAGAACAAGCAAAAGAGACAATAACAACACTAATCAGTGAGATGAAAAAAAATGGTATAGACACACCTGATGAAATTGAGGTTATAACACAGAATATTGTAGCATCTGCTGACCTCAAAAAAGATCTACAACTTAGTTCAATAGCAAAAGGTTTGCTTTTGGAAAATGTCGAGTATGAACCAGAACAGTTCCCTGGGTTGGTTTATAAGATGAGTGATATAGGTGCGGTGATACTTCTTTTTAGCTCCGGTAAAATGGTTTGTACAGGGGCAAAAAAAATGGATGACGTACACCGTGCCATTGATACGATGAAAGAAAAGCTTTCATCCTTAGGAGTTTTATAA